Genomic segment of Tursiops truncatus isolate mTurTru1 chromosome 5, mTurTru1.mat.Y, whole genome shotgun sequence:
ACCCTCATCCATAAATAAGCGTGTcgagaaaaaaataattacctctgcttgctgcttttaattaaAGCCCTCGGAGGGACAGTGTTGGATTATGGAAATGAGCAGACACACGTCCCCTCTCGTAGGCTGCAGAGAAAGGTTAGCTGACATGGAATCAGTGGCCCTGACACTCTACTTGAAATCCATTCGCCATGCTCTGCTGTCTCCGCCTGCTCGCAAATGCTGCTCCCctctttggaagaaaaaatagaataaaattggCTCCCCGGCGCCCAGTTCAATACATAAGAGTAGAAGAGAGGAGCTTTCTCCCAAGGGTTAGAAGTTTCTCTCAGTCTGGAAAGTCTATAGGGTAGTAAAAAATCCTATtgttcttcccttctttctccctccccccatcctcccccaaGGTAATGAAAAAAGCGATCTTCTCTTTCCTAgcccagtttttctttctctctagcaGTCAGTCCGCTCTGAGCTCCcccatcacaattttttttataatttttaaaggaaaagaaagcactcTTCATTGGCATCTTTGTAATATGCCAGATTTAATCTGCCATTggctttatttttgaaataagagCGATGCAAAAACCAGGCAAATTCAAGAAAAATCTGTCTAGTAGTCAAAACGTTCTGCCTGGATTCATAGAGGCAAAAGGAGTAATGTAACTCGCTTCAATTGTCCTGTGTATCTGTCTTCAGTGATGGAGGATTTGGGCATCCAGAGAGGCATCTGGGATGGAGATGCCAAAGCTGTCCAACAATGTCTGACAGATATTTTTACCAGCGTTTACACCACCTGCGACATCCCTGAGAACGCTATATTCGGTCCCTGCGTCCTGAGCCATACTTCCCTGTACGACAGCATAGCTTTCATAGCTCTCAAGTCCACCGACAAGAGAACGGTCCCTTATATCTTCCGGGTAAGTCTTGGCCGATGCTGTGTAGGGTTATGAAGGTAATATCCTTTTGAAAATGGACTAAGAATCATTCTAATGGCAAGCTGAGACAGGTTCTGAATGTAGAAAACGCAATGATACGTGCCATTCTATTTTACACACCAaaagttagaaaatgaaaattaaactcaGAAGTATTGTCAACTGGTTTTCCAAAATAAGTGACAAAAATTGATTTTGAATGCCAGATATGTCTAAATCAGTGCCTCAATTCTGGGCTTTCCTGGAGACGAACACCACTTCCTTAACATTTTGGGAGGTTTCACTAGGGTTGAGGCTATTTGCATACTAAGTACTTGCTATAAgtacttttattataaatattgggtGCATTTGCCTTCCAATCCCAAGAGGCGTCTTGTTCCCTGGAATATTACTCTTTCTGGTTAAGCTAGCTAGTGCCTAGagtttgtatttaaataaaaatgttaatgttttgACAATGAAACATCATTAAAGTCATATGTTTGAGTGTGAAAAGTCCTCTCACTTCCTATTCTTTCTTTACAAAGAACTATTAATTGTTTAAGCCAAAATTAGGAAGATGAGTGAATGCcacagaataatttttaaaacctaagcCTGCTTTTTActtctaaaacaaagaaaattcccCATACTTTTGCAACGTGATATAATTTAGCAATCAATTCTCAAGAGGTTAACACTAATTTGAATTGTAAGAAGAAATTTGCTAACTTGGTGTTCAACCAATATACGATGACTTAAATAATCTACATAATTGATGCAGCTTTCTAGGAACATTATCTTGCCTGCCGACCACAAACATGAGGATGGATGTTAACTCGGGTCAAGTTTCTGGAAGCTTGACCTCAGATAATTCTTTGGGAAAGAATAACAGAGGAAATGGCCCTGGCTCCTGTGGCTTCATTCTCTCACAAGAGtttccctccctcatccccttccttcttgtattctttcttttttctaaactgTAGGTAGACACCTCAGCGGCGAATGGTTCCTCAGAAGGTCTGATGTGGCTGCGTTTGGTCCAATCAGCCAGAGATAAAGAAGAGCAGAACCTTGAAGCCTATATAAAAAACGGACAGCTGTTTTACCGCTCTCTCCGCAGGATTGCCAAAGATGAGGAGTTATTAGTTTGGTACGGGAAAGAACTGACTGAGTTACTCTTGCTCTGCCCCTCTAGATCCCACAGCAAAATGAATGGTAGGTTGGCTCTCGACCTGCGTCTGGGCCCTTAGCTAGCGGGGGAGCGACGCAGGGAGCGGCGGGGCTCACTCTGGCGCCTCGGCGCGCCTTTCCTCCCTTGGAGTGCCTCATAGGGAGCTTCTGAGATATAGTCCGGAATGAAGCTGGGACAGCTAGGTGTAGGTGAGGATAACTCGGGGCACGCTTGGCTTAATGACTGCACTCCCCTCAAATCATGAGGGAAAGTTAGATCGGGTCTTTCACGATGTTCTGTACTCAGGCACTCAGGCCCTGAGAAGCGAAGGTGGCTTTGTGAAGGGGGTGATGGCAAACTGGCCTAGAGACGATGCTGAGTAatcatgtggtgtgtgtgtgtgtgtgtgtgtgtgtgtgtgcgcgcgcgcgcgcgcaattgtgtgtatgtggtgtttGCTCACTAAGCAGGGTCGTCCCCTTACACATGCCTGGAATGCAGCCAACGTTTCCAGTTTGAGTTTCCCTATGTGGCGCATCTGCGCTTCCGCTGCCCCAAGAGACTTCACAGCGTTGATGTGAGCCCCCGAGAGGAGCAAGGCAGCGGCGTGGGCACCAAGGATcacgggggcggcggcggcggcggcaagGACCAGCAGCCGCCGCAGCCGCAGGAGGCACCCTTGGGTCCCAGCCCCAAGTTCTGCAAAGCCGGCCCGGTCCACCACTACCCGGCCCCCTCCCCCGAGGGCGGTAACCCGCCtgcggcgggcggcggcggcagcagcgcgAAGCCGTCCACGGACTTTCACAACTTGGCGCGGGAGCTGGAGAACTCCGGGGGAGCCAGCAGCTGCTCCCCAGTGAGGAGCCTCAGCGGCTGCAGCGACCACCAGGGGGCGGAGCTGAGTCCCGACGGCAACGCCGCGGGCGTGGGCAAAGGGAAGAGGAAATTCCCGGAGGAAGCGGcggagggcggcggcggcggcgcggggctGGTGGGGGGCCGGGGCCGCTTCGCCGAGCGGCCCCCGCCCGCCTCCAAGGAGGACCTGGTGTGCACGCCCCAACAGTACCGCGCCTCGGGCAGCTACTTCGGCCTGGAAGAGAACAGCCGCCTGTTCGCGCCGCCCAGCCCGGAGACAGGCGAGGCGAAGCGCAGCGCCTTCGTGGAGGTGAAGAAGGCTTCCCGAGCGGCCGGTGTGCAGGAGGAGGCGGCCGCCGACGGCGGGAGCATGGCCGCCGAGGAGCAGGACGCGAGCGGCGGCGGCTCCTCCACGCCCGTGGCCGCGTCGCCGGCTGGCTCCGAGAAGCTGCTGGCTCCGCGGCCCGGGGGAGCGCTGCCCGGCCGGCTGGAGGGCGGCAGCCCGGCGCGGGGCAGCGCCTTCACCTCAGTGCAGCAGCTGGGCGGTGCGGGCGGCAACGGCGCAGGGGGCGGTGCAGGCGCTGGGACCGCGGGCGGGGCGAGCGGTGGCCAGGGCGCAGCGTCGGACGAGCGCAAAAGCGCCTTCTCGCAGCCGGCGCGCTCCTTCTCTCAGCTGTCCCCGCTGGTGCTGGGCCAGAAGCTGAGCGCGCTCGAGCCCTGCCACCCCGGAGACGGTGTGGGCCCCACCAGACTGTACCCCGCCGCCTCCGATCCTCTGGCCGTGAAGCTCCAAGGAGCTGCGGACCTGAACGGAGGTTGCGGGTCTCTGCCGAgcggcggtggcggtggcggcggcgggcTGCCCAAACAGAGCCCCTTCCTCTACGCCACCGCCTTCTGGCCCAAGAGCTCCGCCgccgcggcggccgcggcggctgCGGCCGCGGGGCCCCTGCAGTTGCAGCTGCCCTCGGCGCTCACGCTGCTGCCGCcctccttcacctctctgtgtctGCCCGCGCAGAACTGGTGCGCCAAGTGCAATGCCTCCTTCCGCATGACCTCCGACCTGGTGTACCACATGAGGTCGCATCACAAAAAGGAGTACGCCATGGAGCCCTTGGTGAAACGAAGACGGGAGGAGAAACTCAAGTGCCCCATTTGCAATGAGTCCTTCAGGGAGCGCCACCACCTCTCCAGGCACATGACTTCGCATAATTGACACGGAAAGGACTCCAGCTTTCCACGCGCGCACACGCATAGTCGAGCCTTGCAGGAGCAAACACACGAGGACATCCACCACCTCCTTGTGACCTGAAACATcgcacccagacacacacacgcacacactcacacacgtgctctgcccccccccccaacctttACATCCAAGTGTTTACCCGTGACCtacactgcacacacacacacacacacacacacacacacacacgagacaaGATGGTGGATTTTTGATTGGGTGGGGTGTTTAAGAGGTTTTCTTTTGAATGCACGTATTTTCACTTTCCCCAAAacaaagtacattttttaaaatgtcatatattGCAACATATTGATGCATTTGTCATACGTTTCTACTTAAATTATTAAGCACTTACGATTTAGATGGAATAATATGTAAGggcaaaatttattttagatataaaGTAAAGGAGGAGGGTGAGAtgctttctgcatctcttgatTACAGTTTGTGTTCctacaaaaataagcaaaacaaataaaaagagggTCACCATTCAATTTAAGTTTCCAGGGGGAAGTGCatgtatcatgaaatgattatggACTTCAATGAAGAATGTCATcattatgtaaatatgtatttccttttAATACAAAGTGTAATTTTGTGCCAGTGAAATGGAGTCTGAATAGTTATGTGTTTCTTTTATCCCTGGAAAGATTTATTAAACTTTATATAGATTATCTGGATATGTTGGATGCTTTGACAATAAATGACTATTTTCTTCAAAGCAATTATTGGGaaggtgttttaaaatgttttttgtagCTAAGGGCTACACTCTGAGTATGTACCATATATTTTCATTGAGTGCCcgaaaagaaggggaagaaactGCAGAACAGAGGAACGATAAACCCTACCCCACTTGTATTATTTACTCTAAGCCAGTTTTGAGCCTAAAAGTGGGAAGACAAAGTCTGATTATTATTTGGAAAATCTTTATCTGGAGAGTGTTGAGCTTCTTGATCAAAGGACAAATCATCTAAACAAAGATGCCTGCCATGAAGCTAACCTGTCCCTGGGATGTCATCATCTTTTCAGCAGCAGGATAACTAGCATTTTCACAAGTGGCCAAAGACAAATAATTTTCAGACCTGGATCAGGGAGACCAGGTGAAAAGCCCACTTTAGGTTCTACTAGTGATGCTTACATGGAAGAGTATCTTGTGCTCTAGAACCCTTCAGCTTTCTGTCATTACCCATTAAGAGACTCTATGGAGAGCTTCTTTAGAAACCAAGGTGAAATGGCCATGGTAGTGTATGTATTGGCCCAGTTTTCCCTGCACAGACTTGAACAGCTGCACAGCCTCTGGAAAAAAACTAGCCCTGGAGCATTACAATACAGAAGACCTTGAGaactttcctcttctccctgcccTTTGTCTTATGAAATGTCCCTCTGTACTCTTCATATAGTGACAACAGTTCTGAAACAGAGCGTATGTATGTAGGTGTATGTGGTATGTCCAGAAACCATTAGATGCAAAACCAAATGAATGATGATCCTTTAGGTCTTAGGGTAGCTTGTACTTAATCCATGGACTTCTTCAGAGTCACTCCATAGGTGCTCTAGAAACCAATATTACACTGTTTTATCTATCACAAGAGGTGTTCTTTCCCATTTGTAATTCCTTCCTTCACATCTTGCCAACCCTCCCCTATGTCAGAAGAAGGATATTTGTGAAAAGTTCTGAAATGCGAAACTTGCACAAGGTCTCATTGCAGGCCTTCGATGGTTTTCCCTAAAAGGATTTTGAAACCTTCATTATCTTAAGAGGACTACATAACGAGTTACCATTAGGCAGGTAGAGACCAGGGGTAAGGCAAAGAGATGTATCCATAGTGTGATTGGTGGAAAAAGCAGGTTGACTTTCTTAAGATTATCCAAGTACTTTTTGTGCTACATTTCTTTGAGGCCTGATCTCACTTTTCCTAGGCAACAGTTAGGTGATCTGAAACACTAATCCCCAGCAAAGTGTGATGAGAAGAACAGTCCAAAATTCCCGTTCTAACTCTTCTCTGCATGACGAGTATGACCTTGCATCATTATTGGTATCATTAATTTACCTgcattttggttttcttatctgtacaaTGAGTGAGACAGGTTCTGCTATCTTTAAAGCACTTCTGGCACTGGagaattgttttttctaatgGTCTAATAGGCTCCAATGAAATCTAAAGGAGGCTTTCTAGAGAAAAGGCCAAGATTGCTTTGGAGTAAATTTGATGGCAAGAAGTGAGAAAGATATTTGGAGGTAAATGGAAGGTGGTCCGCAAGAGATCCTTAAACCACTATGCCTGAGAGGCTGACTAAATTGTCCATGCCTGGAACACTAGTGGATCTCTAGAGCAAAAGTTTcttaaaaaccaaccaaccaacccagGTTGCATAGGGcctaacttaaaaacaaaaaccaaataacaaacaaaaaaccctggaATGCCCCTTTGTTTCTGTCCCATCCTTCCAGAATCTTCCTTTCACTAGTTTTATTACATGTTGGGGATTCAAAGATGAACTTAGGTCTACAGAAACAGTAAGTAAATACTGCTTTTTGAAAAAGACTTCCCCATAGTGTAGAATCTTATTTTTTGAAGAACGCATGTAGACAATTTTGAGCTCCCCCTGTGTTTTCCTTTACATGGTCATTAATTTAATCACACAATCAGGAAGAAAGCCGAGCCTTGGCTGAGCTAATGCCCAGGCAATCCAGGTAGGTGTGTTAATGGCAGACACTCTAGGGCTGGGCAGTTTTGCTGACCAGTCTGCTTACAAGACTTTCTTTGGCCGGAAGCAGTAGGGGAAGGGTGCCCAAAGCTAGTTTTGCCTTCAGCCAAGACAAactgagaaatgttttattttaatgttgcATTTTCAAGCTTTCGGATGTATCTTAACTTTGTCAAATGAGAGTTTCTAAAATCCCATAACCCCACTCATCTGCCAGGCTAGCTGAGGTTGCGGGCTGAAGCCGTAGGCGTAAATGTCTGCACCCAGCTGCGGAGCAAACAAGGTCACAGGGTCATGCAGGCTTGTGCCGTGAAGTCCAGGCTGGGGGCCTGAGCTCCGAGTGCCTGCCGAAATCGCACGTCCCGAAGACTGGGGAAAAGGCAGCTCAAGCAGCTGCCGCACCAGCATTTGCTGTGTTCCAGTCAGGGGCAGAATGCTTGAGATTGACCCGGCGCCTAGCGTCTGCGATCTCCAAGCGTGCTCTCTGCGCGGATTGCGAACCCCTCTCCTCTTTGGGCGTTTGCGAGTGGGAGGGGGGACGCCTTTATTTTCCCAAGATGAGCTTGCAGAGTGTAGCTGACGCGTACAGGCGTGCGGAAACCGGAGGGTTGGGGAAAGAATGCACGCACATCTCTGCACCTGTTCGCAGGCGCTGGAGAGCCGAGACCGAAACCGGACCCACCTGGGAAAGTTCCCAAGGTCCTGGGCCCACTCCTAGGCTCTGTAGCTCTCCGAGGCCCAGAGGACCTTGTGTAGCCTTCGCGCCCGCGGGCCAGCCCGTTTCGAGCACGTGCTGCCGCAGCCGCCGCAGTCGGGCGCCTCGGTGGAGGTGAAGGGACAGGGGTCCAGCGGCATGGTGCatttctccctcccactcccgtCTCTGAACCGCTGTGCACCGCCCGCTTTCCGTCCTCTATTAAGTTTGCCCTCCCCGCAGCTTATCTCTTTAGGCGCCCTGTCCAGTGAGCGTGACCCCCAGCGCGGAAACCTGGGACACCCGGGACAAGTCATACCCAGAAAACGACCAGGAAGTGCACGCCCTACTCCCCCGACTCCGAGGGCCCCAAAGCGGCCTCGCCTCGTGAGTCAGGggcttctcctctctttctccatccGTGTCCATGATCGGCCCAGACTCCCTTCCGCCCGCTAGGACCGTGCAGCCGGCTCGGGTGGAGGAGTCCACGACTGGTCTGCAGGGCCCCGGGCAGATGCCCTTAGGGAGGCGCACAAGCCCAGGTCTGTGGCAGCCCTCAGCCCTCGGCGGCGCAGAGACTCGGCGCGTAAGCGAATCATCGCCGACCGACCGACCTAGAGCGGGCAAGCGCGGCGACCGAGGATCCACGCGCAAATCTAAAAAAggctttagatttcttttttctccccttgcCCAATCCCATATTCTGCAATCGGTTAGCTTATTCTGTGGTATCTCCCGTTTCCCCTTCCCTCGATCCCTCCTGACTTCCACGCTCTTTTCCGTCTCTTAAGTACTTCTGGAGATTTGAGATCTTTCCTGGAGTTTTATTAGGAAACCCCTCTTTGATGATTCTCAAGCATTCAGACAACTAACTCCTATGGTAGTCTCACCAGACCAACGGGAGACTGCACTGTCAATTTATTGGGCATTGAGGACTACTGCACACCCTACCCGGTTTTCAAAGAGATGGGCATATGCCAGAACCCACCCAGACAGCCCCCCCtcaacacccacccacccacacacacatgtgtgtcgCTTCTTGAACAGTTCCTCCAAGGAGAGGAAACAGCCGTCCTGACTTTTGAACTGATGTGCTTTTGGCCTTGCTTGGAAATATTGTCGTCCCTTGAAGGTGCAAAAATACCTCCAGGGTGTGTAGAAATACCTGACACCATTCCCAGTTCAGCCCAGAAACTGAACTGGGGATGGGTGAGAAGCTGGGccacctccttttcctcttccaaaTGCGTTTTGGTTGACAGGTGGGCCATGAGCCTAGAATGATGAGGCAGAAACATAAGTGTTAGGCCGGTGGACCTGAGTGCCTGCTGGCTCCATAATCTGGCTGGGCGGGCAGAAGGGGCACTCTCTGGCTCTCTGCTTCACAGATCCTATTCCTAAGgcaaattttgcttttcttattttaaattggaCTTAAAACCTTTTAGAAACATGTCTATTCTCCAGGACTAGAGGATGAAGAACCTGAAGTAAAAGTTCTTataaaaagttctttttaaaaactctctaggTTTAGAGGTCTGGTAAGGTGTTCTACTTGAATAGCTAACCTGGTTATGATAATTGTTATTTACTTATTCCTTTTcaagttatgtgtgtgtgtgtactggaatatatatgtatgcatgtttgcacacatagtatatatttacacacatgtgtatatattatgtgcacatatatgtatTCACCTATACAAATGTACATATCCATTTTAGTACACACATAGACACAGAACTGGTAGacactattctaagtacttttcaTATGTTGACCTGGTTTAATTCTCACAATCTACCCAGGAGGAAACCTCCTAAGGGTCCCACTCCGTCAGGTTTTAGGATTGTGTTGTTAGTATGGCTGTCATCTTGGAACAGAAAGCTGAGATGCAACGCCAGAATGTAATGGAAAGAATAGTGGCTCCTGAGTCAGAAAGCCTGTCCGAATTTTGTGACCCTTCCTTCTATGTGTCTCAGTTTACTTTACTTGAACTTGTGAATAATACTACCTGTGGGTTTATCACACAGATGTGTcttgaaaagcaaataaaatcatTCATGTAGAAGCTTTGATACTATTATACACGATTGACTTCGCAGTTAGTGAAAGAGATATACTTTTAGCCTCAACTTATCTTCCTCAGGTGGTCAGGAACCTCTATAAGAaatcctcaggaaaaaaaaaaaaaaagaaatcctcaggAACCACTATAAGAAATCTTCTGTGGTCTTGACTTTCTTTAAtgatctttgctcatttttaagcACAGGTGGGAGTAACAACGGGTTTGATTTTGTGGATGTGTATTTAACTACTCAATGCTTCTTCCTTATGTCCCAAACTTACAGAAGggtcactgaaaaaaaatttgagaaacaaaatcAAGCAAGCCATCCAGGGGTATGTAGTTTTAACTGCCTTAGTTAGAATAATCTTAAACTATGAGTACAATGTGTTCCCGGCACTTAAAACTTATATGCGATCAAAACACTAAGAATGAAATGGGCTATAAGAGGAGTCCTAGCTATAATTTGCCTTGCTGTAGAAAAGATGATCAAAATGTAGAAGAGTAGCCCATTTCTCTTCCTGAGTACCATGTAACAAAGGGCATCTTGCTTAGAAAGATGAAGACAACTCTGGGTCTGCAGGTCATGGGGATCCATGAATGATACTAAAAAACGAGTCAATGTCATTAGAAGGGGGCCCTGACTCCAGCTCAcgttttttagtgtttttaaatgGACCTTGAGCTAGAATGCATTATTTTATTGTACATTTCCCCTCCTTTATAATGGAGATTTGAAGAGTACCTACACTatcttcttctctttcccaaaTCTTCCAGGGAGTAAATCCTTCAGCGAAATATTAAGAGCCTTTGTAAACCAAGAACAGGAATgagatttggaagaaaaaatcATAGGAGAAAAGTAACTAACTCTATCAGTTCTTTGTCCCTTCACTTCTTTTCAGATGTCTAGCCACCAATTCCAAATTTCTTTCATCCcagccccccccctttttttttctggagaaaagcTGGACTGTGGGTTTCATAGGAGAAATCCAGAAAACAGGCACACCCTTGACCAGCAACCCAGAGCACATCTTCTTTGGGGGAATCTTCTTTGGAATCTGGGAAAACGTAGCATGATTACACTTTTCTCTGGGGATTCATCTCAGCTGGGTGTGCCGGTGTTACACTATTGCTTGTAGAACTCAAAGTAGACTTTTCAGTATTTAGTAACTTTTTTGGTGAAGcgtgcaacttaaaaaaaaaaaaaaagcatttgaaagcATTTGATGACTTTTTTCCTCCCAGACAGACAAACGAAG
This window contains:
- the PRDM8 gene encoding PR domain zinc finger protein 8, which produces MEDLGIQRGIWDGDAKAVQQCLTDIFTSVYTTCDIPENAIFGPCVLSHTSLYDSIAFIALKSTDKRTVPYIFRVDTSAANGSSEGLMWLRLVQSARDKEEQNLEAYIKNGQLFYRSLRRIAKDEELLVWYGKELTELLLLCPSRSHSKMNGSSPYTCLECSQRFQFEFPYVAHLRFRCPKRLHSVDVSPREEQGSGVGTKDHGGGGGGGKDQQPPQPQEAPLGPSPKFCKAGPVHHYPAPSPEGGNPPAAGGGGSSAKPSTDFHNLARELENSGGASSCSPVRSLSGCSDHQGAELSPDGNAAGVGKGKRKFPEEAAEGGGGGAGLVGGRGRFAERPPPASKEDLVCTPQQYRASGSYFGLEENSRLFAPPSPETGEAKRSAFVEVKKASRAAGVQEEAAADGGSMAAEEQDASGGGSSTPVAASPAGSEKLLAPRPGGALPGRLEGGSPARGSAFTSVQQLGGAGGNGAGGGAGAGTAGGASGGQGAASDERKSAFSQPARSFSQLSPLVLGQKLSALEPCHPGDGVGPTRLYPAASDPLAVKLQGAADLNGGCGSLPSGGGGGGGGLPKQSPFLYATAFWPKSSAAAAAAAAAAAGPLQLQLPSALTLLPPSFTSLCLPAQNWCAKCNASFRMTSDLVYHMRSHHKKEYAMEPLVKRRREEKLKCPICNESFRERHHLSRHMTSHN